The sequence CGCGATCTCTACCTCACCCGGGTTGACCCCGAAGCTCCAGCCGTTGAAACCTCACTTCATCTGGTCTCGGATATCGAGGGTTCCTGGGTACGGGGAAACCTGCTGCTGCAGCAGGATGGCTTCCCTCTCTACGGCATGATCTACGATGCAGGAAGCAAGGGTGGCTCCGGGTTCAACCGCTACCTCGCTCATCCGATTCACCGAGAACCCTAAGCTGCCGCAAAAGGGGCCTAACCCGTGCTGGAGTCGTCGCGACCCTGCGACAGCTTTGCGAGTGCGTTGACGATCTCGTCCAGCTGGCTGCGTTCTCCTCCTCCAAAGCCTTCCGCATCCGATTCCTGTAGATGGATCGCTTCTGACTCCCACTGGAGCAGCACTTCACGTTTCTCTGCAACACTCAATGCCTCATCTGCCAGTACATCCGAAGGGCAACCGTAGACTCGCCGTGGGCTTCCAACTGCTTCATGGAATCTCTTTTGCATGCGCTAATCTACTTCATCCTCAACTCAATCGCAACCGAATCACAGAATCCAAGTTCCCTTCCCGCTGGCGCAAACTCCTCCACTGGACGGGCCGACTTGTCGGCAACAACGCTTCAGCAAACCTGACTGGGGTGAATTACTCGTGCGCGTGGATCGCATTTCCAGATTCTGGCAAACCACTCTCACTTCGGTCTCTGCTTGCCAGTTTCTGCAAATCATGCAAGACCCAATCTGATGTCACTGCCTCAGTACACCGTCCTCGCCATTCTGTTTCTGACGATCACGTTGTTTCTATGGGGACGATGGCGCCACGACATGGTGGCGATAGCATCCCTACTGGCCTGCGTGATCACGGGTCTGGTTCTGCCAGAACACGCCTTTTCCGGATTTTCGCACCCGGCGGTCATTACCGTTGCCTGTATTCTGATCCTCAGTCGTGCCCTGCAAAATTCCGGGGCGATTGACGCGCTCACACGATGGATTCTTCCCAGTAATGCGGGACCCGCCATGACCCTGCTTTGCCTGACTGGCCTGGGAGCACTGCTGTCCGGATTCATGAACAATGTTGGCGCACTGGCACTGTTGATGCCGGTCGCCATACAACTGTCCAAACGCCTCGAAATGGCACCCGGCAAGGTACTGATGCCGCTGGCGTTTGGAACCATCCTGGGCGGCATGACCACCTTGATCGGTACCCCGCCCAACCTCATTGTCTCTGGATTTCGCGCCGAGCAGGGTCCATCGGCGTTTCAAATGTTTGATTTTGCTCCCATCGGATTTTCGATTGCGGCAGTCGGTGTGATTTTCATCAGTTTCATCGGTTATCGACTCGTGCCAGCCCGACGTGCGCAGACTGAAGGGTTTGATACGGCATCCTACCTGACCGAAGCCCGGGTACCCGCAAAAAGCAAGGCGGTCGGCATGTCGCTGCGGGAGGTCGAAGCCGCAATGGGATCGGCAGATGCCCAGGTCGTTGGTTTGATCCGCAACGAAGTTCGCCTCC is a genomic window of Puniceicoccaceae bacterium containing:
- a CDS encoding SLC13 family permease, with protein sequence MSLPQYTVLAILFLTITLFLWGRWRHDMVAIASLLACVITGLVLPEHAFSGFSHPAVITVACILILSRALQNSGAIDALTRWILPSNAGPAMTLLCLTGLGALLSGFMNNVGALALLMPVAIQLSKRLEMAPGKVLMPLAFGTILGGMTTLIGTPPNLIVSGFRAEQGPSAFQMFDFAPIGFSIAAVGVIFISFIGYRLVPARRAQTEGFDTASYLTEARVPAKSKAVGMSLREVEAAMGSADAQVVGLIRNEVRLHAPGGGRLIKGNDILIFEADAEALPNALTELGLKLEEAGKSEDESEEKSDPETPREDS